In Myxococcales bacterium, a single genomic region encodes these proteins:
- the hutH gene encoding histidine ammonia-lyase, whose translation MSSPVSIGRPFTLSDLEDVAVRGRAVRFDDAARAKVSASRAAIDRIASAGDSAPRVYGVNTGFGALSETRISAQDIRELQRNLVRSHATGIGVDLGVPEVRGIMLLRAQVLALGHSGVRPELVDLLVDMLNAGVHPRIPTQGSVGASGDLAPLAHLALVFIGEGEASVDAPGAEARTPYLEGGDALAAKGLAPVVLEAKEGLALINGTQYMASLGTLSLLSAERLATVADIAGAMSLEALKGSLRPFDARLHEARPHPGQKLVAANMRALLAESEIMESHKHCGKVQDAYSLRCIPQVHGATRDALLWVRSVLEREVNSITDNPSVFLDDAGEADFVSNGNFHGQPLALALDLAAMAVAELANVSERRVEQLVNPALSSGLTAFLAKDSGLHSGFMIAQVASASLVSENKVLCHPASVDSIPSSAGKEDHVSMGSVSAKKLRDVVTNVKNALAIEIMTAAAGLDQRGPLKPSRGVAAGLACVREKVAPMVGDRPLYKDSAAIAELVESQALVRAVERSVGKVA comes from the coding sequence ATGTCTAGCCCCGTTTCCATCGGCCGCCCGTTCACGCTGTCTGACCTCGAAGACGTCGCCGTTCGCGGTCGAGCCGTTCGCTTCGACGACGCGGCCCGCGCCAAAGTGAGCGCCTCCCGCGCGGCCATCGACCGCATCGCGTCCGCGGGAGACAGCGCTCCTCGCGTGTACGGAGTGAACACCGGCTTCGGGGCCCTCAGCGAGACCCGGATCTCGGCGCAGGACATCCGCGAGCTGCAGCGGAACCTCGTTCGTTCGCACGCCACCGGCATCGGCGTGGACCTTGGCGTCCCCGAGGTGCGCGGGATCATGTTGCTGCGCGCGCAGGTCCTCGCCCTTGGCCATTCCGGGGTGCGCCCCGAGCTTGTCGACCTGCTCGTCGACATGCTGAACGCTGGCGTGCATCCGCGCATCCCCACGCAAGGTTCCGTTGGCGCATCGGGCGACTTGGCTCCGCTCGCGCACCTCGCGTTGGTCTTTATCGGTGAAGGTGAGGCGTCCGTCGACGCGCCTGGTGCCGAGGCCCGCACGCCTTACCTGGAAGGTGGCGACGCCCTCGCGGCCAAGGGGCTCGCGCCCGTCGTGCTCGAGGCGAAGGAGGGCTTGGCCCTCATCAATGGCACTCAATACATGGCGTCGCTCGGGACGCTCTCGCTGCTCTCCGCGGAACGGCTCGCCACGGTAGCGGACATCGCCGGCGCCATGAGCCTCGAGGCGCTCAAGGGGTCGCTGCGCCCCTTCGACGCGCGACTGCACGAAGCGAGGCCGCATCCGGGCCAAAAGCTTGTGGCCGCCAACATGCGCGCCTTGCTCGCCGAGAGCGAGATCATGGAGAGCCACAAGCACTGCGGCAAGGTGCAGGACGCTTACTCCTTGCGGTGCATCCCGCAGGTTCACGGCGCGACGCGCGACGCCCTTTTGTGGGTTCGCTCCGTTCTCGAGCGCGAGGTCAACAGCATCACCGACAACCCGAGCGTCTTCCTCGATGACGCCGGCGAGGCAGACTTCGTCAGCAATGGGAACTTCCATGGACAGCCGCTCGCCCTGGCGTTGGACCTCGCGGCGATGGCCGTCGCCGAGCTGGCCAACGTCAGCGAAAGGCGCGTGGAGCAGCTCGTGAACCCTGCGCTCTCGAGCGGCCTGACGGCCTTCCTCGCGAAAGACAGCGGTCTCCACTCTGGCTTCATGATCGCGCAGGTCGCCTCGGCCTCGCTGGTGAGTGAAAACAAGGTCCTTTGCCACCCGGCCTCGGTCGACTCGATTCCTTCGTCGGCGGGCAAGGAAGACCACGTCAGCATGGGCAGCGTCAGCGCGAAGAAGCTCCGCGATGTCGTCACCAACGTGAAGAACGCGCTCGCCATTGAGATCATGACGGCGGCAGCAGGGCTCGACCAGCGCGGGCCCCTCAAGCCGAGCCGCGGCGTCGCGGCGGGGCTCGCGTGCGTCCGCGAGAAGGTCGCGCCCATGGTTGGCGACCGGCCCCTCTACAAAGACAGCGCGGCCATCGCCGAGTTGGTGGAGAGCCAAGCGCTCGTCCGCGCCGTGGAGCGGAGCGTCGGCAAGGTGGCGTGA
- a CDS encoding VCBS repeat-containing protein, whose product MRHQLVGPLNRRSALLGVLITALVLACGGATDEHTGEVGVGVASQGLTPTDSMPAAGTVVAGTTPGALQISRLGQASYSLPIVVAPGPGGFQPKLSIEYTSDDADGVFGLGFSLGGLSGISRCTKTVAQDGAPDSLRWDEVDRFCLDGQRLVAVGGEYGAADTEYRTEVETYSRVVSRGTAHGGPVSFEVWTRDGRHLQYGATEDSRVERWQSGVEHPGHVFRWLVNRVADRVGNGYDISYYEHNGSSTAVPTAIHSFGGTGARTGQSVQLTYESRPDVKTVFHSGNFFRPHQRVKELVTRDGSRVVRRYKLAYDNGAAGGRTRLISLTECGEGDVCFSPTRFTWSLPAFRYDRRWFGNEGQGGLLTGDFNGDGRADVFTWHNGGWTGYVNYSNGSSFTGWQAPIGDLPPQRVPVVADFNGDGRSDLLTAYTDGRIFVWLSNGAGFQPRQTWSQRADLFGSFQVADFNGDGKADLADVQRGTVNVWISSGAGFWGPGAWASTSGELSFGDFDADGRTDLMEVRDHQVFVRRSDGSATGFGPESWWGTLLGGARQLTDVNGDGTTDLIVRDSGGTSHVYWSTGTKLVYTQPYAAVGAEDVFVDVNGDGKADALGFSEGVIRVGLATTHSTGFDHVPAWNVWYDAHVGPNKTFRLPTPWLTPSGAWMHGGATFIGRRRRAKSSAMRRPTLGSSAASAGATSKAAPRAPTKPAPRAPKAVTGARRNALTRLRHFGATATARATSGPRAWTTRRCNPTAARCARSIAIPVARAGASTAVATGPCATRPTATRAGAMPPRHHLALGSRARNTARTAPGPLSLTAKSKTRVAILRSPPVKIAGAMPTWRTWASWPRSIAKRLQSRWPPT is encoded by the coding sequence ATGCGTCACCAACTCGTAGGGCCGCTGAACCGGCGGTCCGCCCTGCTTGGGGTCCTCATCACGGCCCTGGTGCTCGCCTGCGGCGGAGCCACTGACGAACACACGGGCGAGGTCGGCGTCGGGGTGGCCTCGCAAGGGCTCACGCCAACTGACAGCATGCCCGCAGCGGGCACAGTCGTCGCTGGCACGACGCCCGGCGCGCTTCAGATCTCGCGGCTGGGGCAAGCGAGCTACTCGCTGCCCATCGTGGTCGCACCCGGCCCCGGTGGTTTCCAGCCGAAGCTGTCGATCGAATACACGAGCGACGACGCCGATGGCGTCTTCGGGCTCGGCTTTTCGCTCGGCGGGCTCTCCGGCATCAGCCGTTGCACCAAGACCGTCGCCCAAGACGGCGCGCCGGACTCGCTGCGGTGGGACGAGGTCGACAGGTTCTGCCTGGACGGACAGCGGCTCGTGGCCGTCGGCGGTGAATACGGCGCCGCCGACACCGAGTACCGAACCGAGGTCGAGACGTATTCGCGGGTTGTGTCACGAGGGACCGCGCACGGCGGCCCCGTCTCGTTTGAAGTGTGGACGCGTGACGGCCGCCACCTCCAATACGGCGCGACAGAGGACTCGCGCGTCGAACGATGGCAATCCGGCGTAGAGCACCCGGGCCACGTGTTTCGCTGGCTGGTCAACCGCGTCGCTGACCGTGTCGGCAACGGCTACGACATCTCCTACTACGAGCACAACGGCAGCAGCACCGCGGTACCGACCGCGATTCACTCCTTCGGCGGCACGGGCGCCCGCACCGGGCAAAGCGTCCAATTGACGTACGAGTCACGGCCCGACGTCAAGACGGTGTTCCACTCGGGAAACTTCTTCCGGCCCCACCAGCGCGTCAAAGAGCTCGTCACTCGCGACGGCTCGCGTGTCGTCCGCCGGTACAAGCTTGCCTACGACAACGGCGCTGCGGGCGGACGTACGCGTCTCATCTCGCTTACGGAGTGCGGCGAAGGAGATGTCTGCTTCTCGCCAACACGGTTCACCTGGTCGCTGCCCGCGTTTCGCTACGACCGCCGGTGGTTCGGGAACGAGGGACAAGGAGGCCTGCTGACGGGCGACTTCAACGGCGACGGCAGAGCCGACGTCTTCACGTGGCACAACGGCGGCTGGACCGGTTACGTCAACTACTCGAACGGCTCGAGCTTTACAGGTTGGCAGGCCCCCATCGGCGATCTGCCTCCGCAGCGCGTTCCAGTCGTCGCCGACTTCAACGGCGACGGCAGGAGCGACCTGCTGACGGCGTACACCGACGGGCGCATCTTCGTGTGGCTGTCGAACGGAGCGGGTTTTCAGCCGCGGCAGACTTGGAGTCAACGGGCCGACCTCTTTGGCAGCTTTCAGGTTGCTGACTTCAATGGCGACGGCAAGGCAGACCTGGCGGACGTGCAGCGCGGAACCGTCAACGTGTGGATCTCGAGCGGCGCCGGATTCTGGGGGCCCGGCGCGTGGGCCTCCACGAGCGGTGAGCTCTCGTTCGGTGACTTCGACGCCGACGGTCGCACCGATCTGATGGAGGTTCGTGACCACCAAGTGTTCGTACGTCGCTCTGACGGCAGCGCGACGGGCTTCGGGCCCGAATCGTGGTGGGGCACCCTGCTTGGCGGCGCTCGGCAGCTCACGGACGTAAACGGCGACGGGACGACGGACCTCATCGTTCGCGACAGTGGCGGCACCTCGCACGTGTATTGGTCGACGGGGACGAAGCTCGTCTACACCCAGCCGTACGCGGCCGTCGGCGCCGAGGACGTGTTCGTCGACGTCAACGGTGACGGGAAGGCTGACGCGCTCGGCTTCTCCGAGGGCGTCATTCGCGTCGGGCTCGCGACCACGCACAGCACCGGGTTCGATCACGTCCCCGCGTGGAACGTTTGGTACGACGCGCACGTCGGGCCAAACAAGACCTTTCGGCTCCCCACCCCGTGGCTGACGCCGTCCGGCGCGTGGATGCACGGCGGGGCGACTTTCATTGGGAGACGTCGACGTGCCAAGAGCTCGGCTATGCGCCGGCCAACGCTGGGTTCGAGTGCGGCTTCCGCTGGGGCAACGTCGAAGGCCGCACCACGGGCTCCTACCAAACCTGCACCCAGAGCGCCGAAGGCAGTGACTGGTGCACGCCGCAATGCGCTGACCAGGCTGCGCCATTTCGGAGCCACGGCAACGGCCAGAGCGACCTCTGGACCCCGAGCTTGGACTACACGCCGGTGCAATCCAACTGCCGCGAGGTGTGCACGCAGTATTGCGATACCGGTGGCGAGAGCGGGGGCCAGTACTGCTGTGGCAACGGGACCGTGTGCGACACGTCCTACTGCAACGCGGGCGGGTGCGATGCCTCCCCGGCACCACCTGGCCCTTGGCTCGAGAGCACGCAATACCGCGCGAACGGCGCCTGGTCCGCTGTCTTTAACGGCCAAGTCCAAGACGCGCGTTGCGATCTTACGATCCCCGCCGGTCAAGATTGCTGGGGCAATGCCTACGTGGCGCACGTGGGCAAGCTGGCCGCGGTCCATTGCCAAGCGCCTGCAAAGCCGATGGCCGCCGACCTGA
- a CDS encoding sigma-70 family RNA polymerase sigma factor, protein MSTAVAQKPHLRLVPAPAPAPEPSRPSSPAFDDSELLRAVREGDRGSAAALHDRVRPQVDRTVRRLLGAGDPDHEDLVQMTLIEIVSSIDRFRGDCSLDGWTSTVAAHIVYKHIRRRRTERRLFGYAAADDVTAVAPVSMGRTALARNLLARVVDTIRQVDESKAWTYVLHDVCGYDLKEIAQITGVSVAAAQTRLVRGRREVHERIAADPELAKRLEDMGETT, encoded by the coding sequence GTGTCAACGGCGGTCGCCCAGAAACCTCACCTCCGGCTCGTGCCGGCGCCGGCGCCCGCGCCTGAGCCGTCCCGCCCTTCGTCGCCGGCCTTCGACGACAGCGAGCTGCTCCGCGCCGTTCGCGAGGGTGATCGCGGGTCCGCCGCGGCGCTCCATGACCGCGTTCGTCCGCAGGTGGACCGCACAGTGCGTCGCCTCCTCGGTGCCGGTGATCCCGATCACGAAGATCTCGTCCAGATGACGTTGATCGAGATCGTCTCCTCCATCGACCGCTTTCGCGGCGATTGCTCGCTCGACGGGTGGACCTCCACCGTGGCGGCCCACATCGTCTACAAGCACATTCGACGTCGCCGTACCGAGCGTCGCCTCTTCGGCTACGCGGCCGCCGACGACGTCACAGCCGTCGCACCCGTCTCGATGGGCCGAACGGCCCTCGCGCGCAACTTGCTGGCTCGCGTCGTCGACACCATCCGTCAGGTCGACGAGAGCAAGGCATGGACGTACGTCCTCCACGACGTGTGCGGCTACGACTTGAAGGAGATCGCCCAGATCACGGGCGTCAGCGTTGCCGCCGCCCAGACCCGCCTCGTGCGCGGTCGTCGAGAAGTCCACGAACGAATCGCCGCCGACCCCGAGCTCGCCAAACGACTCGAAGACATGGGGGAGACCACATGA
- a CDS encoding FecR domain-containing protein has translation MARRTRRSRQRVAFGALAVAAVMAAGVGVAALARHDQGRVAAPSPSPVARERGVVSVTGHANAIGATVEHDGKSAPFVDGVLVARGSRVVARSDGGVTLALSTGTKLSLAQGAELDLVSDGAAQVFALSAGSVHAEVAKLKGDERFLVRTADTEVEVRGTVFRVERTTPNPACGGGTATRVQVTEGVVVVRNGGTEDVLRAGDAWPRDCAAKTVAAVPEQAAPAMARAATERMPARATGAVGSRLEEQNDLFARAAAAKQAGRALEAADGFAEYSRRFPKGPLAESAAAERMRSLDGVDARRAASAARDYLSRFPRGFARAEAEAIAAKGGR, from the coding sequence GTGGCTCGGCGTACGCGTCGCTCCCGTCAGCGCGTTGCCTTCGGAGCGCTTGCGGTGGCGGCCGTCATGGCGGCGGGCGTTGGCGTCGCGGCGCTCGCTCGGCACGATCAAGGCCGCGTCGCGGCGCCGTCACCGTCACCGGTGGCGCGTGAGCGCGGCGTCGTCAGCGTTACCGGTCACGCCAACGCGATCGGGGCGACTGTGGAGCACGACGGCAAGAGCGCGCCCTTCGTCGATGGCGTGCTCGTGGCTCGCGGCAGCCGAGTGGTGGCGCGAAGCGACGGCGGTGTGACGTTGGCGCTCTCGACGGGTACGAAGCTGTCGCTGGCGCAGGGCGCCGAGCTCGATCTCGTCTCCGACGGCGCCGCGCAGGTCTTTGCGCTCTCGGCGGGCTCCGTGCACGCCGAGGTCGCGAAGCTCAAGGGCGACGAACGGTTCCTCGTGCGCACGGCGGACACCGAGGTTGAGGTTCGCGGCACCGTATTTCGCGTCGAGCGAACGACGCCGAATCCGGCATGCGGCGGCGGTACCGCCACGCGGGTACAGGTCACGGAAGGCGTGGTCGTGGTTCGCAACGGCGGAACAGAGGACGTGCTTCGGGCCGGCGACGCTTGGCCCCGCGACTGCGCTGCAAAGACCGTTGCCGCGGTCCCCGAGCAAGCGGCGCCGGCGATGGCGCGCGCGGCAACGGAGCGCATGCCCGCGAGGGCGACGGGCGCGGTGGGCAGCCGCCTCGAAGAACAAAACGATCTCTTCGCCCGGGCCGCCGCGGCGAAGCAAGCGGGCCGCGCCCTGGAAGCGGCCGATGGGTTCGCCGAATACTCACGCCGCTTCCCGAAGGGGCCGCTGGCGGAGAGCGCGGCGGCGGAGCGCATGCGCAGCCTCGACGGCGTAGACGCTCGGCGCGCGGCGTCGGCCGCGCGGGACTACCTGTCGCGCTTTCCGCGAGGTTTTGCCCGCGCGGAGGCTGAAGCCATCGCCGCCAAGGGCGGTCGTTGA
- a CDS encoding NAD(P)-binding domain-containing protein — MESSWVIVGLVAAALAIQGLWTLMRRRREKKAVATLDDMSALGELVPDTLHPVVDVSRCIASGACVQACPEKNVLEVIAGRATLINPLACVGHAACVAACPVKALKVVFGSATRGVELPLVDPNFQTSRPGLYVIGELAGMGLIRNAVRQGRQAADHVASGSRRGGGEVYDAIVVGAGPAGVSATLRLLEAKLRVLLLDREGLGGTILHYPRAKVVMTGALEFPLIGTVKKKKMSKEQLMDLWADIHEKAKLPMQTGTLVEGVTDRPDGTWELATSQGSFRAANVFLALGRRGTPRKLGVPGEESAHVHYRLLEPREFQGKHVLVVGGGNSAVENALSLADAGGCASVSISYRRAAFARCRAENRKRIDECIAQGLVKPLMPSELVRVAPGQVELTAEGKSLTLPNDAVIVQIGGTAPAELLAKFGVELVTKRGEA; from the coding sequence ATGGAATCGAGTTGGGTCATCGTCGGCCTGGTCGCCGCCGCGCTCGCCATCCAAGGCCTCTGGACGCTCATGCGCCGGCGCCGAGAAAAGAAGGCTGTCGCGACGCTCGATGACATGTCGGCGCTGGGCGAGCTCGTGCCCGACACGCTTCACCCCGTCGTCGACGTGTCTCGATGCATCGCGTCGGGCGCATGCGTGCAGGCTTGCCCGGAGAAGAACGTCCTCGAGGTCATCGCGGGCAGAGCGACGCTTATCAACCCGCTCGCGTGCGTGGGACACGCCGCGTGCGTGGCGGCCTGCCCCGTGAAGGCGCTCAAGGTCGTCTTTGGCAGCGCCACGCGCGGCGTCGAGTTGCCGCTCGTGGATCCAAACTTCCAAACCTCACGTCCCGGGCTCTACGTCATCGGCGAGCTCGCCGGCATGGGCCTCATCCGAAACGCCGTGCGTCAAGGGCGGCAGGCGGCTGACCACGTTGCCTCGGGTTCGCGGCGCGGCGGCGGAGAGGTCTACGACGCGATCGTCGTAGGCGCCGGCCCCGCCGGTGTGAGCGCGACCTTGCGCTTGCTGGAGGCCAAGCTCCGCGTGCTCCTCTTGGACCGCGAGGGGCTCGGTGGAACGATCCTCCACTACCCACGCGCGAAGGTGGTCATGACGGGCGCGCTCGAGTTTCCTCTCATCGGCACCGTCAAGAAGAAGAAGATGAGCAAGGAGCAGCTGATGGATCTGTGGGCTGACATCCACGAGAAAGCCAAGCTGCCGATGCAGACGGGAACGTTGGTCGAGGGCGTGACCGACCGTCCCGATGGCACGTGGGAGCTCGCCACGAGCCAGGGGAGCTTCCGCGCCGCGAATGTGTTCCTCGCCCTCGGGCGGCGCGGGACGCCGCGCAAGCTCGGTGTTCCGGGCGAGGAGTCGGCCCACGTGCACTACCGGCTCCTCGAGCCCCGTGAGTTTCAAGGCAAGCACGTGCTCGTGGTGGGCGGCGGCAACAGCGCCGTCGAAAATGCGCTGTCTTTGGCCGACGCCGGCGGGTGCGCGTCGGTTTCGATTAGCTACCGACGGGCAGCGTTCGCGCGGTGTCGCGCGGAAAACCGAAAGCGAATCGACGAGTGCATCGCCCAGGGCCTCGTGAAGCCCCTCATGCCCAGCGAGCTGGTGCGCGTCGCGCCGGGTCAGGTCGAGCTTACGGCCGAAGGAAAGTCGCTGACGTTACCAAACGATGCCGTGATCGTTCAGATAGGAGGCACGGCTCCTGCGGAACTCCTGGCAAAATTCGGGGTCGAGCTCGTCACCAAGCGCGGTGAGGCCTGA
- a CDS encoding biotin/lipoyl-binding protein has translation MRYFVTLGEGEPIAVDVLELPSGALDVRVNERVLDVDVVDVAGAAGAVSVRVDGRVVDLTVEGAPPDVGIVASGHRSYVKVESARLRAALAAKKPGGQGAEKLLKSPMPGRVVKVLVAAGDEVAAGQALLVIEAMKMENEVRAKGPGVVKEIFVVAGTPVEASARLIAFT, from the coding sequence ATGCGCTATTTCGTCACGCTCGGCGAAGGTGAGCCGATCGCCGTCGATGTCCTCGAGTTGCCCTCTGGCGCCCTCGACGTTCGCGTCAACGAGCGCGTCCTCGACGTCGACGTCGTCGACGTCGCAGGCGCGGCCGGCGCTGTGAGTGTGCGTGTCGACGGGCGCGTCGTGGATCTGACCGTCGAAGGTGCGCCGCCCGACGTGGGCATCGTCGCGAGCGGACACCGCTCCTACGTCAAGGTCGAGAGCGCGCGCTTGCGGGCGGCCCTCGCCGCGAAGAAGCCCGGCGGACAGGGCGCTGAGAAGCTCCTCAAGTCACCGATGCCGGGGCGCGTCGTGAAGGTGCTCGTGGCCGCCGGCGACGAAGTGGCGGCAGGGCAAGCGCTTCTCGTCATCGAGGCGATGAAGATGGAGAACGAGGTCCGCGCGAAGGGACCTGGCGTCGTGAAGGAGATCTTCGTCGTCGCCGGCACCCCTGTCGAAGCGAGCGCGCGACTCATCGCGTTCACGTGA
- the pgsA gene encoding CDP-diacylglycerol--glycerol-3-phosphate 3-phosphatidyltransferase: protein MARIVMIPICLFFLDRDTPIDGFWACMVFTLAAITDVLDGYLARKLGVVSVLGKLLDPLADKLIVMASLVWMVPMGRIPGWIVIVLLAREISVTGLRSVAASEGVVISAGQEGKTKTALQMIGIIALLVGYPYHVHYGPLDLGVVDLVQVGRLLVYLSLFFSVASFAQYVALFAMAVEAKDSKLKDRPSTGDIG from the coding sequence ATGGCCCGCATCGTGATGATCCCTATCTGCCTCTTCTTCCTCGACCGCGACACCCCCATTGACGGCTTTTGGGCGTGCATGGTCTTCACCTTGGCCGCCATCACCGACGTGCTCGACGGTTACCTGGCGCGCAAGCTCGGCGTCGTCAGCGTGCTCGGCAAGCTGCTCGACCCGCTCGCCGATAAGCTCATCGTCATGGCCTCGCTCGTGTGGATGGTGCCCATGGGGCGCATCCCTGGCTGGATCGTCATCGTGCTCCTCGCCCGCGAGATAAGCGTCACGGGCCTCCGCAGCGTCGCCGCGAGCGAGGGCGTCGTCATCTCCGCGGGGCAAGAGGGCAAGACGAAGACGGCGCTCCAGATGATCGGGATCATCGCCCTCTTGGTGGGCTACCCGTACCACGTGCACTACGGACCGCTCGACCTCGGCGTCGTGGATCTCGTGCAGGTCGGACGCCTGCTCGTGTACCTGTCGCTCTTCTTCTCGGTCGCGAGCTTCGCGCAATACGTGGCGCTCTTCGCCATGGCGGTCGAAGCCAAGGACTCGAAGCTGAAGGATCGCCCATCGACAGGCGACATCGGCTGA
- a CDS encoding serine/threonine protein kinase, with product MARAKPRTILSAGMVVDGKYRIERVLAKGGMGVIAAAWRDDLASRVALKLLVDHDGEARTRFAQEARALSRLRSEHVVKVFDVGELADETPYMVMEFLVGGDLDSVLRERGPLPVETAVECILQACEGIAEAHSHGIVHRDLKPSNLFLTKRPDGRPLVKVVDFGIAKQVGPLASPGLTQPLDVIGSPQYMSPEQTRGDVVDARTDVWSLGVCLYQLLTDEVPFPGQTVATIAAGVLRDAPRPPQAFRPDLPQRVVDVILRCLQKAPEDRFADVASLAASLERHAPVSGESAARRVRSALEPQTPLVPMLPPGGVGDGTGKAKRPGGRRRAVVAGALLLVGAGVGFALYRGAGAIPARAASPPPDVASREAPSASVQVVTRMTLPETVPAAAAAPLTPESPQPLKDGPGVSAPLSPRQGSRKNVDRRAAPILAGAAAPNAAAPLGAPPTGLPPAAQAAVAAPRAWRFQSTSVSEPVATTAASVQRAVSPVASRLAECARGAVASQTSEPHATLRVDTDEEGVIAVVSPNALLRSAAPCLSATLVGRRVPNVDTGRASAIVRLVFAADP from the coding sequence GTGGCGCGAGCCAAGCCGCGAACGATTCTTTCAGCCGGCATGGTCGTCGATGGCAAGTACCGCATCGAACGCGTCCTCGCCAAAGGTGGAATGGGCGTCATTGCCGCCGCGTGGCGCGACGACCTCGCCAGTCGCGTTGCGCTCAAGCTCCTCGTGGACCACGACGGGGAAGCACGAACGCGCTTTGCACAAGAGGCGCGAGCTCTTTCGCGCCTCCGCAGCGAGCACGTCGTCAAGGTCTTCGACGTCGGGGAGCTCGCCGACGAGACGCCCTACATGGTCATGGAGTTTCTCGTCGGCGGCGACCTCGACAGCGTCCTTCGAGAGCGCGGGCCCTTGCCCGTGGAGACGGCGGTCGAGTGCATCCTACAAGCATGCGAAGGCATCGCCGAAGCGCACTCGCACGGCATCGTTCACCGCGATCTAAAGCCGTCGAACCTCTTTCTCACCAAGCGCCCCGATGGAAGGCCGCTCGTCAAGGTGGTCGACTTCGGCATCGCCAAGCAAGTGGGTCCCTTGGCGTCGCCCGGCCTGACGCAGCCGCTCGACGTCATTGGTTCGCCTCAATACATGAGCCCGGAACAGACGCGTGGTGATGTCGTGGACGCCCGTACCGACGTCTGGTCTCTCGGGGTGTGCCTGTACCAACTCCTGACCGATGAGGTGCCCTTCCCCGGCCAAACGGTGGCGACCATCGCTGCCGGCGTTCTCCGCGATGCGCCGCGGCCGCCGCAAGCCTTCCGGCCAGACCTGCCGCAACGTGTCGTTGACGTGATCTTGCGATGCCTCCAGAAGGCGCCTGAGGACCGCTTCGCCGACGTCGCCTCGCTGGCCGCATCGCTTGAGCGCCACGCGCCGGTCTCCGGAGAGAGCGCCGCGCGCCGCGTGCGGAGCGCGCTCGAGCCGCAAACGCCTCTCGTACCGATGCTCCCGCCGGGCGGCGTCGGCGATGGAACGGGCAAGGCCAAGCGCCCTGGCGGCCGGCGCCGCGCGGTCGTGGCCGGCGCACTGCTCCTCGTGGGCGCCGGGGTTGGCTTCGCGCTTTACCGTGGCGCGGGTGCCATTCCCGCGCGGGCAGCGTCACCACCACCCGACGTCGCTTCACGAGAAGCGCCCAGCGCTTCGGTTCAAGTCGTGACCCGAATGACGCTCCCAGAAACCGTACCCGCGGCCGCCGCTGCGCCCTTGACCCCCGAGTCTCCCCAGCCGCTAAAGGATGGGCCTGGCGTGTCGGCGCCCTTGTCGCCGCGGCAAGGGAGCCGGAAGAATGTGGACCGACGCGCCGCCCCCATCCTCGCAGGCGCTGCGGCGCCGAATGCGGCGGCCCCGCTTGGCGCGCCGCCGACTGGCCTGCCGCCAGCGGCGCAGGCGGCGGTCGCCGCGCCGCGCGCGTGGCGCTTTCAATCGACGAGCGTGAGCGAGCCGGTCGCCACCACGGCGGCGAGCGTCCAGCGAGCCGTGTCTCCCGTCGCGTCTCGCTTGGCGGAGTGCGCGAGGGGCGCCGTGGCGTCACAGACGTCGGAGCCGCACGCCACACTGCGAGTGGACACCGATGAGGAGGGCGTCATCGCTGTCGTGAGCCCGAACGCGCTCTTGCGCAGCGCCGCACCGTGCCTGTCAGCGACGCTCGTCGGGAGGCGCGTGCCCAACGTCGACACGGGTCGGGCGAGCGCCATCGTGCGACTCGTCTTTGCGGCAGACCCGTGA